A region of Sugiyamaella lignohabitans strain CBS 10342 chromosome A, complete sequence DNA encodes the following proteins:
- the MAD2 gene encoding spindle checkpoint protein MAD2 (Component of the spindle-assembly checkpoint complex; delays onset of anaphase in cells with defects in mitotic spindle assembly; forms a complex with Mad1p; regulates APC/C activity during prometaphase and metaphase of meiosis I; gene dosage imbalance between MAD1 and MAD2 leads to chromosome instability; GO_component: GO:0000778 - condensed nuclear chromosome kinetochore [Evidence IDA] [PMID 12473689]; GO_component: GO:0033597 - mitotic checkpoint complex [Evidence IPI] [PMID 10704439]; GO_component: GO:0033597 - mitotic checkpoint complex [Evidence IDA,IPI] [PMID 11726501]; GO_component: GO:0005643 - nuclear pore [Evidence IDA] [PMID 12473689]; GO_component: GO:0005634 - nucleus [Evidence IEA,IEA]; GO_function: GO:0003674 - molecular_function [Evidence ND]; GO_process: GO:0007049 - cell cycle [Evidence IEA]; GO_process: GO:0051301 - cell division [Evidence IEA]; GO_process: GO:0051312 - chromosome decondensation [Evidence IMP] [PMID 17151360]; GO_process: GO:0044774 - mitotic DNA integrity checkpoint [Evidence IGI] [PMID 16651657]; GO_process: GO:0007067 - mitotic nuclear division [Evidence IEA]; GO_process: GO:0007094 - mitotic spindle assembly checkpoint [Evidence IEA]; GO_process: GO:0007094 - mitotic spindle assembly checkpoint [Evidence IGI,IMP] [PMID 10704439]; GO_process: GO:0007094 - mitotic spindle assembly checkpoint [Evidence IPI] [PMID 9461437]) produces the protein MNMLVTIDSEVKAYIKKIMGQLHKWLVSGKISKLIVAITSKDTGEVVERWQFDVQVLSGTVSAAESGSSESAKEPDHSKPQEEIQKEVQAIIRQITASVTFLPVLEGRCTFNVLVYADGDVQAPVEWVDSDAKTIKNAEQVQLRSFSTDKHKIDTLVAYSLGDA, from the coding sequence ATGAATATGCTGGTCACAATTGACAGCGAGGTTAAGGCGtatatcaagaaaatcaTGGGCCAACTGCACAAATGGCTGGTGAGCGGAAAGATTTCTAAACTGATTGTTGCAATTACTTCAAAAGATACAGGCGAGGTGGTCGAGCGATGGCAGTTCGATGTGCAGGTTCTTAGCGGGACTGTATCAGCTGCTGAGTCTGGATCCAGCGAGTCGGCTAAAGAACCAGACCACTCGAAACCACAGGAAGAGATCCAGAAAGAGGTCCAGGCGATTATTCGTCAGATAACTGCGTCTGTTACGTTTCTACCAGTTTTGGAAGGTCGATGTACATTTAATGTCCTGGTATACGCAGATGGGGACGTGCAAGCTCCTGTGGAGTGGGTGGACAGTGATGCCAAGACCATAAAGAATGCTGAACAAGTCCAGCTACGGAGTTTCTCTACCGATAAACACAAAATTGATACCCTCGTTGCATACAGTTTAGGTGACGcttga
- the TIF5 gene encoding translation initiation factor eIF5 (Translation initiation factor eIF5; functions both as a GTPase-activating protein to mediate hydrolysis of ribosome-bound GTP and as a GDP dissociation inhibitor to prevent recycling of eIF2; GO_component: GO:0022627 - cytosolic small ribosomal subunit [Evidence IPI] [PMID 9671501]; GO_component: GO:0033290 - eukaryotic 48S preinitiation complex [Evidence IDA] [PMID 17242201]; GO_component: GO:0043614 - multi-eIF complex [Evidence IDA] [PMID 11018020]; GO_component: GO:0043614 - multi-eIF complex [Evidence IDA] [PMID 15838098]; GO_function: GO:0005092 - GDP-dissociation inhibitor activity [Evidence IDA,IMP] [PMID 20485439]; GO_function: GO:0005525 - GTP binding [Evidence IEA]; GO_function: GO:0005096 - GTPase activator activity [Evidence ISS] [PMID 11092890]; GO_function: GO:0005096 - GTPase activator activity [Evidence IPI] [PMID 9395514]; GO_function: GO:0000166 - nucleotide binding [Evidence IEA]; GO_function: GO:0005515 - protein binding [Evidence IPI] [PMID 22683627]; GO_function: GO:0005515 - protein binding [Evidence IPI] [PMID 9395514]; GO_function: GO:0003743 - translation initiation factor activity [Evidence IEA,IEA]; GO_function: GO:0003743 - translation initiation factor activity [Evidence IDA] [PMID 12008673]; GO_function: GO:0003743 - translation initiation factor activity [Evidence ISS] [PMID 8486705]; GO_function: GO:0003743 - translation initiation factor activity [Evidence ISS] [PMID 9395514]; GO_function: GO:0031369 - translation initiation factor binding [Evidence IDA,IPI] [PMID 15145951]; GO_function: GO:0031369 - translation initiation factor binding [Evidence IDA] [PMID 22683627]; GO_function: GO:0031369 - translation initiation factor binding [Evidence IPI] [PMID 22851688]; GO_process: GO:0001732 - formation of translation initiation complex [Evidence IDA] [PMID 12008673]; GO_process: GO:0042256 - mature ribosome assembly [Evidence IMP] [PMID 11331597]; GO_process: GO:0045947 - negative regulation of translational initiation [Evidence IGI,IMP] [PMID 20485439]; GO_process: GO:0006446 - regulation of translational initiation [Evidence IMP,IPI] [PMID 11331597]; GO_process: GO:0006446 - regulation of translational initiation [Evidence IDA,IMP] [PMID 22851688]; GO_process: GO:0006412 - translation [Evidence IEA]; GO_process: GO:0006413 - translational initiation [Evidence IEA,IEA]), whose protein sequence is MPLLISKIEGRGNGIRTAVVNTSDVARALSRPPSYVIKFFGFELGAQTSISEASDRYIVNGAHDAPKLQDLLDVFIAKFVLCSACKNPETDIIVLKDGNLTRDCKACGQRTLIDPRHKLSSFILKNPPSSAKGKKKAATASAHVGGGVSPLTINGTGTEGSGEDGAANGADVSGATNGADGEDGDNSDDELTRRINAEASTLPELDDAADDDDNWAADMSEEAIRARQKEVEKSLAVLNIDDDDEEGADDVRYTDFGEWIECTEDATDVDIYKKACDLGISTKHRTVQVLAQTLFTEEIVKEIPEHAGLLGKLITSKNHEKALLGGIERLIGLQYPDKIKDVPNVLFKLYDHDLVCEEVVTKWGSRASKKYVDKEVSKKVRKAAKPFLEWLEEADSESEEESD, encoded by the coding sequence ATGCCTCTGCTGATTTCCAAGATCGAGGGCAGAGGTAACGGTATTCGTACAGCCGTGGTCAACACTTCGGATGTGGCTAGAGCATTGTCGCGACCTCCTTCATACGTGATCAAGTTCTTTGGTTTTGAATTGGGTGCCCAAACATCGATTTCTGAAGCCTCGGACAGATACATTGTCAATGGAGCCCACGATGCTCCTAAGCTCCAGGATCTCCTGGATGTATTTATTGCCAAGTTTGTCTTGTGTTCTGCTTGTAAGAACCCCGAGACTGATATCATTGTCTTGAAAGACGGCAACTTGACTAGAGATTGTAAAGCTTGTGGTCAACGTACTCTGATTGACCCTCGTCACAAGCTTTCTTCGTTCATTCTCAAGAACCctccttcttctgccaagggtaagaagaaggccgccactgcttctgcccatgtcggtggtggtgtttcTCCTTTGACCATCAATGGAACTGGTACTGAAGGTTCTGGTGAAGACGGTGCTGCCAATGGAGCTGATGTTTCTGGAGCTACCAATGGGgctgatggtgaagatggtgaTAACTCTGATGACGAGTTGACCCGTCGTATCAACGCCGAGGCTTCGACCTTGCCCGAACTCGacgatgctgctgacgacgacgataaCTGGGCTGCCGATATGTCTGAAGAGGCCATTCGTGCTCGTCAAAAGGAGGTTGAGAAGAGTCTCGCCGTTCTGAATAtcgatgacgacgatgaggaGGGTGCTGACGATGTCCGATACACCGACTTTGGCGAGTGGATCGAGTGTACTGAGGACGCCACCGATGTCGATATTTACAAGAAGGCCTGTGATCTCGGCATCTCGACGAAACACCGTACCGTGCAAGTTCTCGCCCAAACTCTGTTCACTGAGGAGATTGTGAAGGAGATCCCTGAGCACGCTGGTCTGCTTGGCAAGCTCATTACCTCGAAAAACCATGAAAAGGCTCTCTTAGGAGGTATCGAGCGTCTGATCGGACTCCAGTACCCGGACAAGATCAAGGACGTGCCCAACGTGCTCTTCAAGCTGTACGACCACGACCTGGTCTGCGAGGAAGTCGTCACCAAATGGGGTTCTCGAGCCAGCAAAAAGTACGTCGACAAAGAGGTGTCTAAAAAGGTCCGTAAGGCTGCCAAGCCCTTCCTCGAGTGGCTCGAAGAGGCCGACTCCGAGAGCGAGGAAGAGTCCGACTAG
- the SNT2 gene encoding DNA-binding E3 ubiquitin-protein ligase SNT2, with product MSEQERTAAENFMLRINWLYRPKDISKHASDTRLLYATMHSDVLPLQSVRGKCTVKLRDHIDNMEEYRATPDCFWFDKLYDRYILRFYEVVATERITNIPKKMYDILTSRFKYAIVEIGRGKELCESPKNCEKCSQWCSPDDSVQCAHCKDYYHMLCVDPPLSRKPTRGFGWSCAKCSGALERKLEENKGIVSNRISFDAVLSPASGSGSGSGSGSGSPATNSIQTNSVGAVTTSAVNGDSGAGGVSARTESNTASPTSAAFSRSPSSQPVSRYEELEAALSSDHVKKKLTKEQEHQLKLWPFRYLGVHSKMEDILDTDDRIYPRAASRLGSKHQANVADWPGRPVIYYEPEKIEKKSKKGKSKTKVEAIAVTAPVTPIEETPPGAVTPVFIPKKDREPWMQEKPSGYIERGGDTTSTLMWKMDTSPGGEEKLQAFLQQTVPFAQSLSLAPDSPNFIDACLQAYLDSSYDGSEALKEVAKLTRKSLKEPTFTAQEKKRFEDGVRKYGSELHPVYKEVRTKSSADVVRYYYMWKKTPSGHEIWDNYEGRKGKKKHSVHTTDDGLTDEVADSKDDAAYDNEKIRRFNRTLVCKFCETNTSPAWRRAPGHPVAGKEDPIIALCIRCALLWKKYAVEWEPPEDVMKKIVQRSGNGVKRKVEEELIHDAQMILAERDREADRSRKRIKVEKVDKLDKPEKQVKAEKVEKSAKEPVKSKDATKPKDAVKSKDQAKPKENGKQREKSLSQTPTPTPTPAPTVKTPSAGTSTQTANTKERKKSATETTSAKVSVKLPKPSGDGLVRNNSKASVLEESVNNSSDYDSSLVESKPADRVSEKEFKFLKIKPSNEAKSEVKSSKSKKNKISRPCAVCGGVDPLTEQLFCQSCALNVHARCYGTTDRVGWLCDPCSNDQKPFISTTYSCLLCPVRDVTFYNNDNPSAKTTSAPDTVKRTTDNNWAHIRCSVFQPEIKFGNTQTLQPVDDIYKIPEERFKQVCAICGSVSGACVSCSLCPTSFHVGCAYRNHFTFGFDFQSAKGKRGGQKTVKYGDKSGVMSAVILCPNHSPKKLIGLDDIDPSTGKSALQIYCEGYKSADNELTGAMKRASLYPTTTKVSRSTAPAPPTATTMHTALALVLSSFRDLHDSEYGRFEQTCHQCGYSKAAFWIESQEHKLQCPPCYWKDKDREAFTEAFSDERIVLADNSTRYKEISIEEFGKREIPKAVKIEPDSMEVDEPVEIEQTKGESESMDVDSGSSFTTSSDKQDEVKENLTIRQPVQQPLEQSQQQVQAPDRASNQSTELPLPIQESDQPSELPLPIQVADQPQNSDQIPDAVPEESKLVIQTTTDAQDLTESEAPEQVKDTNGPVEVNGTDKSQPAGVTQTATTDLPSQHTQAPVESDI from the coding sequence ATGTCGGAGCAAGAACGGACCGCTGCCGAGAACTTTATGTTGAGGATAAACTGGCTGTATAGGCCCAAGGATATATCGAAACATGCTTCTGATACTCGGTTGTTATATGCTACGATGCACAGCGATGTTTTGCCGCTACAGAGTGTTCGCGGAAAGTGTACTGTTAAATTAAGGGACCATATCGATAATATGGAGGAGTATAGGGCCACTCCAgattgtttctggtttgATAAGCTGTATGACCGGTATATTTTAAGGTTTTACGAGGTTGTGGCTACAGAACGGATCACTAATATCCCGAAAAAAATGTACGATATTCTCACCAGCAGATTTAAGTACGCTATTGTCGAGATTGGTAGAGGGAAGGAACTGTGTGAGAGTCCCAAGAACTGCGAGAAGTGTTCTCAATGGTGCTCGCCTGATGATTCGGTTCAGTGTGCTCATTGTAAAGACTATTATCATATGCTGTGTGTAGACCCGCCATTGAGCAGAAAGCCCACTCGTGGTTTCGGCTGGTCGTGTGCTAAATGCAGTGGCGCTCTTGAACGAAAACtcgaagaaaataaaggCATTGTCAGTAACCGGATCTCTTTTGATGCAGTTTTAAGTCCTGCCAGTGGGTCAGGTTCTGGTTCGGGTTCTGGTTCAGGCTCACCGGCTACGAACTCGATTCAAACTAATTCAGTTGGTGCTGTGACGACTTCAGCAGTGAATGGGGattctggagctggaggTGTTAGTGCTAGAACAGAGTCAAATACTGCATCTCCAACGTCGGCTGCCTTTTCTCGGTCGCCGTCTAGCCAGCCGGTATCACGGTatgaagagcttgaagcGGCTCTGTCGTCTGATCatgtcaagaagaagcttaCAAAGGAACAAGAACATCAGCTGAAACTATGGCCATTCCGGTATTTGGGAGTTCATTCGAAAATGGAGGATATTTTAGATACAGATGACCGCATTTACCCTCGAGCTGCTTCAAGACTAGGCAGTAAACATCAGGCCAATGTGGCTGACTGGCCAGGACGGCCTGTAATCTACTACGAGCCAGAAAAGATCGAGAAAAAGTCGAAAAAGGGCAAGTCAAAAACGAAAGTCGAGGCAATAGCTGTAACGGCGCCCGTCACACCGATCGAGGAAACGCCGCCTGGTGCGGTGACCCCTGTATTTATTCCCAAAAAAGACCGAGAACCATGGATGCAAGAGAAGCCTTCAGGCTATATTGAGCGTGGTGGAGATACTACTTCTACTCTTATGTGGAAAATGGACACTTCTCCAGGTGGTGAGGAAAAGCTTCAAGCCTTTTTGCAGCAGACAGTGCCGTTTGCCCAGTCTCTGTCATTAGCTCCAGATTCGCCTAACTTTATCGATGCCTGTCTCCAAGCATATTTAGACAGTAGCTATGATGGTAGCGAGGCTTTGAAAGAGGTTGCTAAATTGACAAGGAAGTCACTCAAAGAACCCACGTTCACAGCccaagagaaaaagaggtTCGAAGATGGTGTCCGCAAATACGGTAGTGAGCTTCACCCTGTATATAAAGAAGTCAGAACCAAGTCAAGCGCTGATGTTGTTCGATACTATTATATGTGGAAAAAGACACCTTCGGGCCATGAAATCTGGGATAATTACGAAGGTAGGAAGGGCAAGAAGAAACACAGTGTACATACTACAGATGATGGTTTGACTGACGAAGTGGCCGATAGTAAAGATGATGCTGCTTATGATAACGAAAAAATCAGACGGTTTAACAGAACACTGGTGTGCAAATTTTGTGAGACTAACACGTCTCCTGCTTGGAGGAGGGCACCTGGCCATCCGGTGGCTGGTAAAGAGGATCCTATTATTGCATTGTGCATCCGATGTGCTTTACTCTGGAAGAAGTATGCGGTAGAGTGGGAGCCGCCAGAAGATGTTATGAAGAAAATCGTTCAACGGAGTGGCAATGGTGTCAAGCGCAAGGTTGAAGAGGAGCTGATTCATGATGCACAAATGATTCTTGCTGAGAGAGATAGAGAAGCTGATCGAAGCAGAAAGAGGATCAAGGTTGAGAAGGTGGACAAACTAGACAAACCTGAGAAGCAGGTCAAAGCTGAGAAGGTTGAAAAGTCTGCAAAAGAACCGGTCAAGAGTAAAGACGCCACAAAACCAAAGGACGCTGTAAAATCAAAAGACCAAGCAAAACCCAAGGAAAATGGGAAACAACGGGAGAAGAGTCTATCTCAGACTCCTACACCTACACCAACACCTGCTCCTACTGTGAAAACACCTTCTGCTGGTACTTCAACTCAGACGGCTAATACcaaagagagaaagaaatcTGCCACCGAAACTACTAGTGCTAAAGTGAGTGTCAAACTGCCAAAACCTTCCGGTGATGGTTTGGTTAGGAACAACTCAAAAGCCTCTGTGCTTGAAGAATCTGTTAACAACTCGTCTGATTACGATAGTTCTCTTGTCGAATCCAAACCCGCTGATCGTGTTTCTGAGAAGGAATTCAAATTTCTCAAGATCAAACCATCCAATGAAGCCAAGTCGGAAGTTAAATCATCGAAGTCCAAAAAGAATAAGATCTCACGACCCTGTGCAGTGTGTGGCGGAGTTGATCCATTGACGGAGCAGTTATTTTGTCAATCTTGTGCGTTAAATGTCCACGCTCGATGCTATGGAACAACCGATCgtgttggttggttgtgTGACCCGTGCAGTAACGACCAGAAGCCATTTATCTCTACTACTTATAGCTGTCTTCTGTGCCCAGTTCGAGATGTCACCTTCTACAATAATGACAATCCTTCTGCGAAGACAACTTCTGCTCCAGACACAGTCAAGCGAACCACGGACAACAACTGGGCTCATATCAGATGTTCAGTGTTCCAACCGGAAATCAAGTTCGGCAATACCCAGACCTTACAACCAGTggatgatatttataagaTCCCAGAAGAACGATTTAAACAGGTTTGTGCAATCTGTGGATCGGTATCAGGTGCTTGTGTAAGTTGTTCGCTGTGTCCGACCTCGTTCCACGTTGGCTGTGCCTATAGAAACCACTTTACATTTGGGTTTGACTTTCAGTCTGCCAAGGGTAAACGAGGGGGTCAGAAAACCGTCAAGTATGGTGATAAATCAGGTGTGATGAGTGCTGTGATTTTGTGTCCTAATCATTCCCCCAAAAAGCTTATTGGCTTGGATGATATTGATCCCAGTACTGGCAAGTCAGCTCTGCAGATTTACTGCGAAGGATACAAATCAGCAGATAATGAACTGACTGGCGCAATGAAGCGAGCTTCATTATAcccaaccaccaccaaggTTTCTCGGTCAACAGCcccagcaccaccaacagctACTACCATGCATACAGCTCTTGCTCTGGTGCTGTCATCATTTAGGGATCTTCATGACTCTGAATATGGCCGGTTTGAACAAACATGTCACCAGTGTGGATACTCTAAAGCAGCTTTTTGGATTGAATCTCAAGAGCATAAGCTTCAATGTCCACCATGTTATTGGAAGGACAAGGATAGAGAAGCTTTTACAGAGGCATTTTCCGACGAAAGGATTGTTCTTGCTGACAACTCTACCCGCTACAAAGAAATATCGATTGAGGAATTTGGCAAAAGGGAAATTCCTAAGGCGGTGAAGATCGAGCCTGATAGCATGGAAGTTGACGAGCCAGTCGAGATTGAGCAAACAAAGGGGGAATCAGAAAGTATGGATGTAGATAGTGGCAGCAGTTTTACTACTAGTTCAGACAAGCAGGATGAAGTCAAAGAGAATCTCACTATCCGACAGCCTGTTCAACAGCCTCTTGAACAGtcacagcagcaagttcAGGCTCCTGACAGAGCTTCTAATCAATCAACTGAGCTGCCGTTGCCAATCCAGGAATCTGATCAGCCATCCGAGCTACCTTTGCCAATCCAAGTAGCTGACCAGCCACAGAATTCTGACCAGATTCCAGACGCAGTCCCTGAAGAATCGAAACTGGTCATTCAGACCACAACTGACGCCCAAGATCTAACAGAGTCAGAAGCTCCAGAACAAGTCAAAGACACTAATGGTCCTGTCGAGGTTAATGGAACTGACAAATCTCAACCGGCTGGTGTCACTCAAACAGCAACAACCGATCTTCCTTCACAGCACACTCAGGCTCCAGTTGAATCTGATATCTAG
- the LEA1 gene encoding Lea1p (Component of U2 snRNP complex; disruption causes reduced U2 snRNP levels; physically interacts with Msl1p; putative homolog of human U2A' snRNP protein; GO_component: GO:0005686 - U2 snRNP [Evidence IDA,IPI] [PMID 9799242]; GO_component: GO:0071004 - U2-type prespliceosome [Evidence IDA] [PMID 16618970]; GO_component: GO:0005737 - cytoplasm [Evidence IDA] [PMID 11914276]; GO_component: GO:0005634 - nucleus [Evidence IEA,IEA]; GO_component: GO:0005681 - spliceosomal complex [Evidence IEA]; GO_function: GO:0003674 - molecular_function [Evidence ND]; GO_process: GO:0008380 - RNA splicing [Evidence IEA]; GO_process: GO:0006397 - mRNA processing [Evidence IEA]; GO_process: GO:0000398 - mRNA splicing, via spliceosome [Evidence IMP] [PMID 9799242]), whose amino-acid sequence MRLTADLLFQAPTYVNAIKDRELLLRSHRIPLIENLGITKDLNDVIDLSDNDIRIIGNFPKMTRLKGLLLSQNRISNIQANISELLPNLESLILTANSLSQLADLDPLAGFSKLEHLSLVDNPVTARDHYRSYIIWRIPSLRVLDFEKIKDSERKFAAQLFGTVSAPTELASQIMKTKTATSKVDLGRGASASIVKLTDEDKAKLRESLKNATSLAEIDRIEKALRTGVL is encoded by the coding sequence atgaggCTGACGGCTGACCTGTTGTTCCAGGCGCCGACGTATGTTAATGCCATTAAGGATCGCgagttgttgttgaggagcCATCGTATTCCTCTGATAGAAAATCTTGGAATCACAAAGGATCTTAATGATGTGATAGATCTGTCTGATAATGATATCAGGATTATCGGCAATTTCCCCAAGATGACGAGACTGAAGGGTCTTTTATTGTCTCAGAATAGGATATCAAATATCCAGGCGAATATTTCAGAACTGCTACCAAATCTGGAATCACTGATACTGACGGCTAATTCGCTGTCGCAGCTGGCTGACCTTGATCCGCTGGCGGGGTTCTCCAAACTTGAGCATCTGTCTCTGGTTGATAACCCAGTTACTGCCAGAGACCATTATCGTTCttatattatttggagAATTCCCAGTTTGCGAGTGCTTGATTTCGAAAAGATTAAAGATTCAGAGAGAAAGTTCGCTGCACAACTGTTTGGCACGGTTTCTGCTCCTACTGAACTGGCCTCTCAGATCATGAAAACCAAGACAGCAACTTCAAAAGTGGATCTTGGACGTGGTGCATCCGCGTCTATAGTGAAATTGACAGACGAAGACAAGGCAAAACTCAGAGAGAGTCTCAAAAATGCAACGAGTTTGGCTGAAATTGATAGAATCGAAAAGGCACTACGGACAGGTGTGCTATGA